The nucleotide window CCCCGGGCCCTAATTAGCCTAATGACCCAATTAGGGCTGCGGGGGCTGATGCTGGCCGTGGTGCTGGCGGCTCTCATGTCGTCCCTCGCCTCCATCCTGGCCAGCGCCGGCGCCATCTTCAGCCTGGATCTCTATGGGAGGCTGCGGCCGGACGCCACGCAACGGCGCCTCCTGGTGGTCGGGAGGTGCAATTGCAGCCGGGGGGAGGGAATataatggggggggggtgatTGGGGTTTTgagggggggggattggggtttgggatgggggggggatggaggggatcCCATAGAGGTGATCCTATAGAGGGGAACATTTAGAggggaccccatagaggtgaccccatagaagtgacccaatggaggccatagaggtgaccccatagaggtgaccccatagcggccctatatgtgccccccccccccccgcaggctgttcatggtgctgctggtggggctgagcCTGGCGTGGctggaggtgaccccatagcagtgaccccatagaggtgaccccatagaggggACCCCATAGAGGTCATATAGGTGTcccaatggaggccatagaggtgacccaatgAAGGTTacccaatggaggccatagaggtgacccaatggaggtGTCCCATTGGAGGCCCTatatgtgaccccatagaggtgatcccatagaggtgaccccatagaggtgaccccatagaggcgtcccaatggaggccatagaggtgacccaatTGAGaccatagaggtgacccaatggaggccatagaggtgacccaatTGAGaccatagaggtgacccaatggaggccatagaggtgaccccatggAGGCCATAGAgatgaccccatagaggtgaccccatagcggccctatatgtgcccccccccccccccgcaggctgttcatggtgctgctggtggggctgagcCTGGCGTGGctggaggtgaccccatagaggtgaccccatagaggtgacccaatggaggtgaccccatggaggccatagaggtgaccccatggaggccatagaggtgacccaatggaggtgaccccatataggagaccccatagaggggaccccatagaggtgacctCAATGGAGaccatagaggtgacccaatggaggtgttccaatggaggccatagaggtgaccccatagaggtgacccaatggaggccatagaggtgatccaatggaggccatagaggtgacccaatggaggtTCCCCCATTAGAgaccatagaggtgaccccatagaggtgaccccatagaggtgaccccatagaagtgacccaatggaggccatagaggtgacccaatggaggtTCCCCCAATggaggtgacccaatggaggccctatatgtgaccccatagaggtgaccccatagaggtgaccccatagaggtgaccccatagaggcgtcccaatggaggccatagaggtgacccaatTGAGaccatagaggtgacccaatggaggtGTCCCAAAGGaggccatagaggtgaccccatagaggtgaccccatagagctcatagaggtgacccaatggaggccatagaggtgacccaatTGAGaccatagaggtgacccaatggaggccatagaggtgacccaatTGAGaccatagaggtgacccaatggaggccatagaggtgaccccatggAGGCCATAGAGATGACCCCttagaggtgaccccatagcggccctatatgtgcccccccccccccccccccccgcaggctgttcatggtgctgctggtggggctgagcCTGGCGTGGctggaggtgaccccatagaggtgaccccatagaggtaACCCAATGGAcgccatagaggtgaccccatggaggccatagaggtgaccccatggaggccatagaggtgacccaatggaggtgaccccatataggagaccccatagaggggaccccatagaggtgacctCAATGGAGaccatagaggtgacccaatggaggtgttccaatggaggccatagaggtgaccccatagaggtgacccaatggaggccatagaggtgatccaatggaggccatagaggtgacccaatggaggtTCCCCCATTAGAgaccatagaggtgaccccatagaggtgaccccatagaagtgacccaatggaggccatagaggtgacccaatggaggtTCCCCCAATggaggtgacccaatggaggccctatatgtgaccccatagaggtgaccccatagaggtgaccccatagaggcgtcccaatggaggccatagaggtgacccaatTGAGaccatagaggtgacccaatggaggccatagaggtgaccccatggaggccatagaggtgaccccatggaggccatagaggtgacccaatggaggtgaccccatataggagaccccatagaggggaccccatagaggtgacctCAATGGAGaccatagaggtgacccaatggaggtgttccaatggaggccatagaggtgaccccatagaggtgacccaatggaggtaacccaatggaggccatagaggtgaccccatagaggtgaccccatagaggtgaccccatagcggccctatatgtgcccccccccccccccgcaggctgttcatggtgctgctggtggggctgagcCTGGCGTGGctggaggtgaccccatagcagtgaccccatagaggtgaccccatagaggggACCCCATAGAGGTCATATAGGTGTcccaatggaggccatagaggtgaccccatagaggttCCCCCATTAGAGaccatagaggtgacccaatggaggtGTCCCATTGGAGGCCCTatatgtgaccccatagaggtgaccccatagaggtgaccccatagaggtgacccaatggaggccatagaggtgacccaatggaggtTCCCCCAGTGGAtgccatagaggtgacccaatggaggccatagaggaGACCTCAATGGAGGCCCTAcatgtgaccccatagaggtgaccccatagaggtgaccccatagcggccctatatgtgccccccccccccccgcaggctgttcatggtgctgctggtggggctgagcCTGGCGTGGCTGCCGGTGGTGCGCGCGGCGCAGGGGGGGCGGCTGTTCGATTACATTCAGGCGGTGGGCAGTTTCCTCACCCCCCCCATCGCCGCCCTCTTCTTCCTCGCCGTCTTCGTGCCCCGCGTCAACGAACccgtgaggggggggggggggctatgggggggtatataggggggaggggtatatgggggggtatatgggggggttatgtgggtggggtatatgggggggtatATGGGAGGGTGTATGGGGAGGGgtcatggggtgggggggttatatggggggtatatgggggggttacgtggggggggggttatatggggggggatttggggggggggtatatgggggcggttatggggtgggggggttatattggggggggattgggggggggttatatggggggggtatatagggggggttatatggggggggtctatggggggggtctatgggggggtgtatggggaggggttatggggggggctttatggggggggttatagggtggggggttatatggggggggattgggggggggtatatggggggggattggggggggggtatatggggggggatttggggggggggtatatgggggaggttatggggtgggggggttatatggggggggatttggggggggtatatggggggggttatgtgggggggggttatttggggggggatttaggggggggtatatggggggggatatgtgGGGGGGGTTATattggggggggatttgggggggggtatatggggggggtatatgggaGGCTGTATGGGgaggggtctatgggggggtgTATGGAGGGGATGTATggggaggggttatgggggggctttatggggggggttatggggtggggggttatatggggggaaagggggggagtatatggggggggtatatgggggggtatATGGGAGGGTGTATGGGgaggggtctatgggggggtatataggggggggttatatggggggggtctatgggggggttatatggggggggatgggggggggttatatggggggggattttgggggggggggttatatgggggaggttatggggtggggggttatatgggggggatatggggggggggatatgggggggttatgtgggtggggggttatatgggggggatttgggggggggggaatatggggggggttatgtgGGAGGGGTATATGGGCGGAGAggttatatgggggggatatgggggggttatgtgggtgggggggttatatgggggggatatggggggggttatgtggggggggggttatatgggggggatTTTcggggggggtatatgggggaggttatggggtgggggggttatatgggggggatatgggggggggtatatgggggaggttatggggtggggggtgtatggggggggttatgtgggggggggttatatgggggggatttgggggggggtatatggggggggatatgtgGGGGGGGTTATAttggggggaaaggggggggtatatggggggggtatatggggggggtgtatggggggggtctatggggggggctttatggggggggttatggggtggggggttatatggggggggatttaggggggggtatatgggggggatttgggggggggttatatggggggggatttgggggggggtatatgggggaggttatggggtgggggggttatatgggggggatttgggggggtatatggggggggatatgtgggggggggttatattggggggaaagggggggggtatatggggggggtatatggggggggtatatggggggggttatgtgggggggggttatatggggggggatttagggggggtatatggggggggatatggggggggggttatattggggggaaaggggggggtatatggggggggtatatggggggtatatgggagggtgtatggggggggtctatgggggggtgtatggggggggtgtatggggaggggttatgggggggctttatggggggggttatggggtgggggggttatatgaggggggatttgggggggggttatatgggggggatttaggggggggtatatggggggggatatgtgGGGGGGGGTATATTGGGGGGAAAGGGGGTggtatatggggggggtatatgggggggtatATGGGAGGGTGTATGGGgaggggtctatgggggggtgtatggggggggtgtatggggaggggttatggggggggctttatgggggggttatggggtgggggggttatatgggggggatatggggggggggatatggggggggttatgtgggggggggttatatggggggggatttaggggggggtatatggggggggatatgtgGGGGGGGGTATAttggggggaaagggggggggtatatggggggggtatatggggggggtatatgggggggggtgtatggggggggttatatgggggggggatatggggggggatatggagaGGGTGGTTATATGaggggggggttatatggggggggttatgggggggtgtatgggggggtatatgggggggtctatggggggggatatggggagggtTATATGGGAAGCCCCCCCACAAAGCCAGGGCTTCGTGGCCACAAGGTAGCCGCCATGGGACCAAGATGGCCACCACGGGACAAAGATGGCCGCCATGGGGCCAAAATGGCCGCCAGGAGACCCGCTGGCCAATCAGGAGACCCGGTTGGCCGCCACGTGACTCCTTTCCGCCTATAGGGTGCGTTCTGGGGCCTGGTCGGCGGGCTCGCCTTGGGGCTGGCGCGGATGGTCCCCGAGTTCGCCATGGGGACGGAAACGGCGTCGTGTCAGGCCGGAAGTGGGGAAACCGGAAATAGTACCGGAAGTGGCTGGACGGGCGCGCTCGGCACCGGAAGTGCCGTCGCTTTCACCGGAAGCAGCTTCTCCAGCACCGGAAGCGGCTCTTCCGGTCCCGAAATTATCGGCGTCGGTAGCGGAAGTGTCGAGGTGGAGTACGGGGAGACCGGAAGTGGGTCGGCGTGGGGGGCGGGGCGCTGCCCGGACTTCCTGTGCGGCCTGCACTACCTGCACTTCGCCGCCCTCCTCTTCGTGGCCACGTGCGCCATCGCCGTCGCCGTCTCCCTCTGCCACCCCCCCATCCCGCGGCGACACGTGAGTGcgggaccccatagggacacataggggcacatagggaccccataggggcaCATAGAGAGAGACCCCATAGGGgcacatagagaccccatagggacacgtagagaacccatagggacacatagggaccccatagggacacgtacagaccccatagagaccccatagggacacgtagGAACacatagtgaccccatagggacacatagggaccccatagggagacgtacagaccccatagggacacacagggagACATAGAGAtacatagggaccccatagggacacgtgCAGACCCCATAGGGGCACATAGAGAGAGATGCCATAGGGAcgcatagggaccccatagggacccatagagaacccataggaacacatagggaccccatagggacacgtacagaccccatagagaccccatagggacacacagggagacatagggacacatagggaccccatagggacacatagggagacatagggaccccatagggacacgtacagaccccatagggcacATAGAGAGAGACCCTATAGGAACacataaggaccccatagggacacagagagaccccatagggacacatagggacacatagagaccccatagggacacacagggagacatagggaccccatagggacacgtaCAAAACCCATAGGGGCACATAGAGAGAGACGCCATATGAACACATAGagagagaccccataggaacacatagggaccccatagggacacagagagaccccatagggacacatagggaccccatagggacacatagggacacgtAGGGagacatagggacacatagagaacccatagggacacatagggaccccatagggacatgtacagaccccatagggacacacagggacacatagggaccccatagagaccccatagggacacgtagAGACACATAGAGGCCCCATAGGGGCACACAGGGAGACATAGGGACACATaaagacccatagggaccccatagggacacatagagaccccataggaacacatagggaccccatagggacacatagagacccatagggacccctctgagagccatagggacccatagagacccatagggtcacatagggagccatagggaccccacagagatCATAGGGATACATAGGGACCTATAGGGACACAGAgacacagagacccatagatctccatagcgccccatagggacacagagaaccccatagagaccccatagagctccatagagaccccatagagccccatagagaccccatgaagctccatagaaaccccatagagccgcatagtgccccatagagctcccGTGaagccccatagaaaccccatagagccccatagtgccccatagagaccccatagaaccccatagagccccacagatggtgctgtgtccccacagctgcaccGTTTGGTGTTCAGCCTCCGGCACAGCCGTGAACCCCGAGATGACCTCGAtagggagagcagcagagatggagaTGTGCAGTTACGGGGTGAGGAcatggggggcaggggggatacaatggggcaatggggacggaatgggggcaatggggacacaatgggggcagtggggaaagaatgggggcagtggggacagaatgggggcaatggggacacaatgggggcagtggggaaagaatgggggcagtggggacagaatgggggcaatggggacggaatgggggcagtggggagaaaggggggatttgggaaGAAATGAGGGAAGTGGGGGGAAAAGGGCAGAATGGGGGGAAATcggggaaaaggggggaagagttggggaaggaatgggggaaattgggggaaaatggggaaaatttggggggaaatggcacaatttgggggaaatgggggaatttAGGGGGAAACATAGAGCCCCCCTAAAAATGGGGTaattaagggggaaaaagaggggGATTGCAGGAAATCGGGGAAAAGGGCGGAAGAGTTGGGGAAGGAATGGGGGAGattggggggaaaatggggaaaatttggggggaaatggggaaaatttggggaaaatgggggaatatagggggaaagaaaaaggggaatttgggaaaaaatggggaaattaagggggaaaagggggggattGCAGGAAATtggggaaaggggggaaaagttggggaaggaatgggggaaattgggagaaaaatgggGAACATTTGGGGGAAAATGGTGCAATTTGGGGGAAATTGAGGAatttggggtaaaaagggggaatttggaaaaaaattggGAAAttaagggggaaaaggggggattGCAGGAAATcggggaaaaggggggaaagttggggaaggaatgggggaaattggggaaaaatggggaaaatttGGCGCAATCTGGGGGGAAATGGCGCAatttgggggaaatgggggaaagaagaaggggaatttggaaaaaatgggagaatttgggggaaaaggggggaattgggggaaatgggggaaaagggCGGAAGAGTTGGGGAAGGaatgggggaatttgggggaaaaatggggaaaatttGTGGAAAATGGAGGAATTTGGGGGAATTTCAGGGAAATGGGGGAATttagggggaaagaaaagggcgAATGtgggaaaaatgggggaaaaaagggagaatcgggggaaattggggaaaaggggggaagaGTTGGGGAAGGAATGAgggaatttgggggaaaatggggaaaatttGGGGGAACTTTGGGAAGAAATGGGGTCAGGgcaatggggacacaatgggggcaatggggacattccTCCAGGGGTTGAAGTGAAGCCGAGCAGCCAAGGTGCGGAGCCAACCAGCGAGGGGGCGGAGCCAAGCACCAAAGGGGCGGAGCCAAGAAGTCAAGGGGTGGAGCACTGTGCCCAAGGGGCGGAGCCAAGCAACCAAGGGGCGGAGCCAATAAATCAAGGGGTGGAGCCTCACGCCCAAGGGGCGGAGCCAAGCAACCAAGGGGCGGAGCAAAGAAGCCAATGGGAGGAGCCACAGCGCCAGGGGGCGGGGCCTCCCAGCCAAGGGGCGGGGCTTGATGACCAAGGGGGCGTGGTCGATGCTTTGGCCCCGCCCCCTGAAGACCCTCTATGGATCCGGGTGGTCAACATCAACGCCATCATCATGATGGCGGTCGCCATCTTCCTTTGGGGGTATTTTGCCTGATTggcccccccaaaatcccccaaatttgacccaaaatggccccagATTGCCATCCACGCTCCACAGCATCAGATCTATCCATTATTCacccccaaaatggccccaaagtgacccaaaaTGGCCCAAAAGTGACCTCAGAAATGATGGGAGTGTCACAAAAgtgccccaaaatggccccaaccgaccccaaatgaccccataatgaccccagATAGCCCCAAATTGCCCTCAACCTTCCAGACCATGGAATCTATCCCATAATATCCCGTATTATTCTCCCCGAAAATGACTCAAAATGGCCCAGTGGTGACCTCAGAAATGATGGGAGTGTCACAAAAgtgccccaaaatggccccaaatgacCCCGAAATGGCCCCAAATTCCCATAAATCCTCCAGAACGTCACGTCTATCCCATAATATTCGCATTATTTGTCCCCAAATGGCCCATTGACCCATAATGATgcaaaatggccccaaatgatCCCCAAATGGcccaaaacgaccccaaatgCCCCCTAATTGCCATAAATCCTCCAGAGCATCAAATCTATCCCATAATATCCCCCATTATTCACCCCCAAGATCATCAATTCTGCCTCCAAATCCTTAGtttttgcccccaaatcctcattttttgccccaaaatcgcccatttttgcccccaaaccccccattcTACCCCCAAACTGTCATTTTTTGCCCCCAAGTCCCCGATTCTACCCCAAAATCGCCCATTTTTGCCCCAAACCTCCCATTCTCCCTCCAAATCATccatttttgcccccaaatcctcattttttgcccccaaatcacccatttttgCCCCAAACCCCCATTCTACCCCAAAATCCTCATTTCTTTGCCCCCAAACCATccatttttgcccccaaatcacccattttttgccccacaccccccattctaccccaaaatcaccattttttttGCCCCTACCCCCCCATTCTTtaacaaaaacatacattttgCCCCCGAAATCCTcatttttggccccaaaatcACCTCTttctgcccccaaatcccccctttcGGAACCCAAAAACGACAACAAAAGCATAAATACAAAAATTGGAGGTTTTTTCGCCCCAAAATGGGGCCGTTTGATCCCGTTGTCCCAAAATGGTCATTTCTGCTCTGGGTTTTTTGGCACTTTTTGGtgtttttggggggttttttttttggaggatgGACGcagagggggcggggcttggaAAGGGGGCGTGGTCGGGAGTGGGCGGGGCTTAGGGAGGGGCGTGGTCAATAATGGGCGGGGCTTGAGAACGCTTTGAAATGTGGGCGGGGCCTTGGGGACGGAGGAGGAGCTTATGAAGGGGGCAAGGTCAATGAGGGCGGGGCTTGGGGGCGTGGCCAGGGATGGGATTGGCTCAGGGAGGGGGCGTGCTCACTGGTGGGCGGAGCCTAGGAACACTAGAAAATATGGGCGGGGCTTACGGAGGGGGCGTGGTCAGGGATTGGATTGGCTTAGGCAGGGGGCGTGGTCAATGGTGGGCGGGGCATGAGAAATCAGAATGTGGGCGGGGCTTATGGAGGGGACGTGGCCA belongs to Gallus gallus isolate bGalGal1 chromosome 36, bGalGal1.mat.broiler.GRCg7b, whole genome shotgun sequence and includes:
- the LOC112530906 gene encoding sodium/glucose cotransporter 2-like isoform X1, with amino-acid sequence MAVTVDPWDLGVVGGYFLCVFAVGLWSLRRSSRSSVTGYFLAGRRMGWGAVGASLFASNIGSGHFVGLAGTAAASGIAVGGFEWHAMFMVLLLGWIFVPIYMKAGVTTMPQYLRKRFGGARIQICLSALSLLLYVTTKISVDLFSGAVFLQAALGWDLYGAVAALLGVTAVYTITGGLTALMYADMVQSAVMVGGASVLAGYALTAVGGVPALFHRFPLSLPPTTQRCPHRALALKLLRPPGGDLPWPGMLLGLGATAGWYWCTDQVIVQRCLAGRSLTHVRGGCVLCGYLKVLPMFLMVLPGMAARLLYPEVVACPDAASCRRACGVASGCSNVAYPKLVVGLLPHGLRGLMLAVVLAALMSSLASILASAGAIFSLDLYGRLRPDATQRRLLVVGRLFMVLLVGLSLAWLPVVRAAQGGRLFDYIQAVGSFLTPPIAALFFLAVFVPRVNEPGAFWGLVGGLALGLARMVPEFAMGTETASCQAGSGETGNSTGSGWTGALGTGSAVAFTGSSFSSTGSGSSGPEIIGVGSGSVEVEYGETGSGSAWGAGRCPDFLCGLHYLHFAALLFVATCAIAVAVSLCHPPIPRRHLHRLVFSLRHSREPRDDLDRESSRDGDVQLRGVEVKPSSQGAEPTSEGAEPSTKGAEPRSQGVEHCAQGAEPSNQGAEPINQGVEPHAQGAEPSNQGAEQRSQWEEPQRQGAGPPSQGAGLDDQGGVVDALAPPPEDPLWIRVVNINAIIMMAVAIFLWGYFA